From the genome of Brachyhypopomus gauderio isolate BG-103 unplaced genomic scaffold, BGAUD_0.2 sc73, whole genome shotgun sequence:
TGCTCACGTGGAGGCCGTGCTCACGTGGAGGCCGTGCTCACGTGGAGGCCGTGCTCACGTGGAGGGCGTGTTCACGTGGAGGCCGTGCTCACGTGGAGGGTGTGTTCACGAGGAGGCCGTGCTCACGTGGAGGGTGTGTTCACGTGGAGGGTGTGTTCACGTGGAGGGTGTGTTCACGTGGAGGCCGTGCTCACGTGGAGGCCGTGCTCACGTGGAGGGTGTGTTCACGTGGAGGGTGTGCTCACGTGGAGGCCGTGCTCACGTGGAGGCCGTGCTCACGTGGAGGCCGTGCACACGTGGAGGCCGTGCTCACGTGGAGGGTGTGCTCACGTGGAGGGTGTGTTCACGTGGAGGGCGTCCACTGTATGAGAGACGAAACAAAGTTGTTCTGTTGCTTCTTTTTCATTATCTTACATcgattattttttaatatcaTTATAGCTGAAATAACAGCACGGATGCATACGTTGTCTTTAAATGGTGTATTTTTGTCAGATGACATGGTGGTGTTTCTAAAATCTGAATTGTACCAGTATGGAGCTGCAGCTTTGAAACGCTAGCTAACGCGTAGTGCTAACATACTCATCCCCACGTCtgacagcagaaacacaaaaatatgtaaatgagttCAGCATTCCTGGAAACTGAGGTAAACTACAGCATCTGTGAGCAGTAGGACAGAAGCGATCAGGTGTAAACAGCTGGCACCATCTGGCTCTGCGCAGCATGCAAATGAGATACGATGATGAAACAGATATGCTAATTAGCATGTGACGTCACCTAGCAACATTTAGTGACTTTTTGAGTGCGCTTTAGCTATTTATCTTTTGAAAGTAGTTGGCAGCATGGTAGGTGGGGGCATGAAATGCTAATGAGAGCTGCTAGCTACTAGCACGACACAGGAAAATTCACAACACTTTAGGAATAGCCCCAAAATGCTAACACAGTTAACAGCTCATGAAAGTTGGATAGTGAAATCACATGACTACCTTATCCGTAGGATTTAATGAAATGAATTATTTGGTAGTGATGCTAGTATTTGGTGGTAAATTTTTTACAGAAAGTGAAGTTTGTTTAGAGGTGAGAGTTTTACAAAGAGCCTAGTATTGTGTTATTTTTCTTCACATTTCACGTTTCCTGTGATTAATATGAAAACGGATTTTCTCAATAATTTGAGATCAGCCTGATTAGCTTCCTAGGCTAACATAGCcatgttaataaaaaaaaaagacagaataAATATGTAAAGGCCAGAAAGCTTATCTAAAATAAATTGTGattaaacaattaaacatgtCTCAAAAGAGTGCAGAGAGTCACCCCTGAATCAGTTTACACAAATCAGAAAGGTCAACACACCCCCCTCAAGATTATGTTTCCTTACTGGTTGGCATAGCAACGACCTTTACAGAAGTTTCATTTTCATTAGCGGAATAATTTAAGCTCCAGAAACGGAGAAACAAGGCAGAGATTCCGGGCGCCAGAACTGGAGAAAAGAGGGGAAAACAGatgaaagaaataaaatatagaGTCCatttgagttttctgttcatcaTTAGCATTATCTTTATATTGTGATAAACAGCTGTAGCAGAGAGACATGAACAGATCCAGACGCTCCACCAGACGTCTGTTTCTGGCGCGGTCCGTTGTGAGGGTGGGTTCCTGCTTGGAGGTTATATGAGGACACAAGTCTCTCTGCATTACACCAGTTCACCATGTTCTAACACCAGCATCATAGTAGTTTAACTGTGCACAGGATGAAATGTTAGCTCACACCTGAATTACCAGCTCACATCCCCTGAAACTCAACACTCCACAGCTTCACACACCAGTCATTAAACTGCCAGAGGAAATCAGGGCAACCTGTCTGTACCAAAAACAGAACCTGTTTATAGCAAAAGGAGAAGGAAGCAACTTTATCATCAGGTCTTCCAGTATTACAAATATGTGCTCTGGCCCCCCAAACCTCAAACCTCTGTCATAACCCATAACCCATAACCTATAACCCATAACCCATAATCCATAACCTATAACCTATAACCCATAACCTCGCCTACAGGAGTGTCCCACTGTCATAACCCATAACCTATAACCCATAACCCATAACCTATAACCCATAGCCTCGCCTACAGGAGTGTCCCACTGTCATAACCCATAACCTATAACCCATAACCCATAACCCATAACCTATAACCCATAACCCATAACATATAACCCATAGCCTATAACCTATAACCCATAACCTCGCCTACAGGAGGGTCCCACTGTCACACCATCATAAGTGTTAATCATGCTTCCATGATGGATGACCCCCCCACACAGGGCTGGTCCTCTGGATGCACCCAGAGCTGCTGTTCACTGCTACGTCCCTCTGAGCATGTGGGAGGCGGCGGAGAAGGTCTGGcatccacctcacacactcactgatgtCCACGGCACCTTCTAAGTGCAGCTGAGGAACATCTGTGCACAGGATCTCCAGGCCTGTTGGATCATACCTACGACTCTTTTTCTAAGGTCTCTATGCCACAGTGATCATATTTACCCTTTATCTTGGGAACCAAATGACAGATAAGGAGCTGAGGAGGACTCTGTTAAGACCCTGGGCTGTTCCAGACGTCTTGGCTGTCCCTGCTCACATCTGGCTGTAGTGACGCAGAAATCCCTTACAGGTTTGGAACGGCATCTACTGTCCTGCACATGTCTGGAGGGACTGTAGCGTCTCTCCCACTGCTACACGCCTGCTGTGAAAATCAGAGACATACACCCTGTCATGGAGCATCAGGATGATAGCTGGATGCCTACCACACTGCGTGTCTTTACAATACTAATGGGACTCACAGTTACGATGAAGGAACTTCTTCCACATAGTGGGTTTGCTGAGTCTTACACAGGAATTTGTCTGCTGTGCTGGTGGGTTTGACGTGAACCTTCCAAGATCGCCTGAATCTCCCCCAACAGGAGGAGGACACCCAGAGAAACAACCTGTGACAGGATATTTACATTCAGCACATTTATAGAAAAGTATATTTAACATGTCTGGAAAAATGGCAAAGCAGTGAAGAGGTCAAAATAGTCCTACTGATCTCTCCTGTAATTTACATCTGTCTCATTTTGTACTGGAgctactgggtgtgtgtgtgtgtgtgtgtgtgtgtgtgtgtgtgtgtgtgtgtgtgtgtgactcagagAAGCTGTGTCTCTGCAGGAGGTCTGTGAGGGTGGACTGACGCAGAAGTGAGACAGATGTCTCAGGACAACATAGCGGCTATAAGACCCACAACCATTAATGTGAACcatcaccccaccccacacacataccacacacctatcatcaccccaccacacacacataccacacacctaacatcaccccaccacacacacataccacacacctaacatcaccccaccacacacacataccatcaccccactacacacacctaccacacacctaacatcaccccaccacacacacataccacacacctaacatcaccccaccacacacctctcctccaaTCAGCTGCTGATTCTACCTCACTAACACAtgtaaatgtacacacacacacacacacacacacacacacacagtatgttatgtaaatgttttggagggagTTTGAGGATGAGGCGGATATCCAGCTGGAGCTCACAAGTTCAGGGTGGAAAAGTACAGAAACcaacctcaccctctccctctctctctccctctctctctctccctctctctctctctctctcacacacacacacacacaccttctctctccctctctctctctcctctctccctttgcctcattctctctccttctctctttccctccttctctctctctctttgcctcattctctctccttctctctttctctccttctctctctccatttgcctcattctctctccttctttctttccctcattctctctccctttgcctcattctctctccttctctctgtacctcaccccctctctccctctcctctttctttctcaatCTCTGAATATCTCTTTACATCTTACTATCCCTCACTTGTCTGTCATTATCTCTATATCTGTctcactttctttctttcttgctgacggtctgtctgtctctgtttctctcagacttgtctgcctgtctctttcAGAATTAACTTCATGTGTGCCTAACCAATGCCAAATTCTTCAAAAGATTTAAATTGTCACTTCCTGTACTAAAAAAAGCCAAGTAACAATGTCAGATTAAACTGGTGTAAGGAATAACAACATGTTTTAATTTCTTCATTGTTTTATTTCACCTGTATGAACTGGTTCACGGATGTGCAGGAGAACAATTATTGGCCCGTCCTACAAGAGTCTTTAGTAGCTATAGTAGCTAAAGTAGCTCTACCTTAACTGTTTAGTAAAACATGGTGAAGCAATCATACAGTCGGCATTGGCGCCACCTGGTGGCCACTTAATGCGACACTCGTCTCATGTGATCAAGAATGGCCTTAATCGGTCACCTGCTGCCTCCTTGTGGTGTTTCTCTGATCCGCAGTTTGAAAATCATCTTTAGCGTTTTCCAAACGACAGGAGGCGCCAAACAACCGCGTGCTCGATTAAAACCAAATCCGACACATTTTCAGCCGACAAATCTTTGCTCCGTGTTCTTATACAGTCCTCGGTGTTTGGTGAAAGAGTGTTAgggcggtgtgtgtgggggggggggggtcgactGCTCCTGTAGTGTTGAGACCTCCGTCTGCAAATGAACAGTTTCATGCAGTGTGAGCAGGAGTTATTCAGTCATGTAGGTTAGTGTCAGTTCAGCACTATAAACACTCTGCACGCCCACCTAATCTGTTCACGCCGGTATTAATCATCACGGTGGCAGGAACTGAAACGAACGGGCAGCGCACTTAAATCATTTCTATTGTGTTCAGACTCCATCTCCACTACGTCCTGATGCACCCTGACGAAGCCCCGTCCCCCCGTGTCCGTTAACCCGCGCGACGTGATCAATAAGGCTGATCCCAGACCCGCAGGTGCTCGTGGTTCCGCCCATATGTCACAGCCCGTCTGTGCTGCTCAACACGAGGATTATCGGTGCGTTTCAGCGCAAGAGCGATCCGAGGGCACGTGCGCCATCGCGGTCTCCACGGGTTCTGCTGCGCTCGCTGAGTCCGGACAAGGTGCGTCAGCGTGGAGGACGCGCGAGCCCGTGTGTCGTCATGGTTAGACTTGTTTGATGTCACTGTATTCCGCGTTTTCATGTCCTACAGCCCAAACGCGTCACTCATAACTCAGAAGAACAGGTTCCGTTGGAGCGGATGTCGGTGTGGAACACCTGAGCTCGAGGTAGAAGGTAAGGGAGCGGTCCGGTTCCGTTCTGCACTGAACCTGTCGCGCGCTCTCACCTTATTGCAGCGGGGGCATAAGCGCGAGATCTTTCGCTGGAGGTCGTGATTCATTTATTTCAGAGTGAGTGCCGGTAAACTGTTTTACAACCGTCGTCAAATGATTCATCAAACAAATAATATTAACAGTGATAACActggagaaagaaaaaaatacaggaaaaaataTGAAGAAAACTTTTTGTGCTGACATTTTACACATTTACGTGAGCAGAGGAAGagtctggtgtgaggtgtgtgtggtacatgaacagaggaagagtctggtgtgaggtgtgtgtggtacatgaacagaggaagagtctggtgtgaggtgtgtgtggtacatgaacagaggaagagtctggtgtgaggtgtgtgtggtacatgaGCAGAGGAAGagtctggtgtgaggtgtgtgtggtacatgaacagaggaagagtctggtgtgaggtgtgtgtggtacatgaACAGAGTAAGagtctggtgtgaggtgtgtgtggtacatgaGCAGAGGAAGagtctggtgtgaggtgtgtgtggtacatgaGCAGAGGAAGagtctggtgtgaggtgtgtgtggtacatgaacagaggaagagtctggtgtgaggtgtgtttggtACGTGAGCAGAGGAAGagtctggtgtgaggtgtgtgtggtacgtgaGCAGAGGAAGagtctggtgtgaggtgtgtgtggtacatgaACAAAGGAAGagtctggtgtgaggtgtgtgtggtacatgaacagaggaagagtctggtgtgaggtgtgtttggtACATGAACAGAGGAAGTTCAGTCCTTATTCTGTCTCTAGGTTATGGGCACTAGAAAGGCCTCATTCTTTGGGACGTTTTAATTCTAAATTAAATAGTTAATTAAACTTAATTGATTCAATTATTAATGTTGATTTTGTCCATCGTTTTAagatgtgtgtgtagttgtgttgtgAAGGTGATGTTTTCCTTTGGTGGTTCTGAGAGGGAGTGTAAAGTCATAGTTATGTGTGCTGGCATTTGTCTCAGTCACTGTTAACAGCAAAGTCTTATGCTGAAGAAGAACCTTCGTGAAAAAAAGCACTTTACCGAGTTACGTAGATGAGTTTGCGTTTGCTCAGTGGTCTGGATCTCACCGATTTCAAAGCCCTGGAGTTTGTGTGCCAGCAGGTTTCTCACATGCTTGTCAATTGGTTTAATTCCTTTCGATCTCCGAGCTTAAGTGTAAGCACAATTCCTCAAGCGTGACCCGTATTCACAGAGCTACGGCTCAGTTTTCCCTGTGAAGGTCATCGGCTTCAGCCAAATACTATTAAGTTTAATGAaggaaactttatttttaaaaaggctATATCAGCTGTGGTTTTCCTGTGTGAACATCACTCATGTCTGCAGTCTCTCTCTTGTGGCCCTGTGGTCGTTTACGTACCCATAAATATCACCTGGACGAGACCGTCCTTCCCCGTGTGTGTGCCCAGAGTGTCAGGAGAAGAGTGAGATCTCAAGCTTAATCTAGAGAGGAACCTCTTGGCCATGTTCTGCAGTataacaggaaacaaacacaacacgGGGGTCAGATgcagttgtgtgtatgtgtgaacgaGGATCGCACTGTTGGTTGTGCTGGTTTACCGTCCTTCTCCTGATCGTCCTGTGAGTGTGACGTTAATGGGACGCCGAAGACGAGACATCCACACGGCTCCCACTGACGTACTCTGAATGGCagtgttttaaaaatgtaaccTCAAAAATGGAAGAAGTGTGTTTCTCCAGTGCCTCATCTGTTTAATGTGCTGTGGTTCGTTATGCTCATATACAAGAGTATATGAGTTCAGACAGCTCATATAACTCAGGGCCATATCACTTAGTTTCTTAGAGATAGTCCAGTGTGGACTGGAGTTAAACTGGACCTGGAGTGTCTGACGTGGACTGGAACTACGCTCTGTATGAACCAAGGCTCTGTGTACTCAGATGTTCAGTACCAAGTGTGTGATGCTGGCTGGTAATCCTCCCTGAGTGCTTCCCGAAGAGGAGAAACCTGCTTTTCTTCATCTGTTTTCACCACCCTGGGAAATACAGGACTCACTGCTTGGTGCTGTGCCCAGTTCTTGTGCCAGTACACTGTACCATGTTTCAATATACTGTCATTATGGGAGTATAGCGCTACAGTTATAATCTAGTTCAACAGTTATGGGAGTTGTAGTCCTACACCCATAATCTCTGTTTACCAATCACAGGATTAACAGGTGAAATCCCACGACATGGAGACAGTTATTCACCTCATAAATAACTTGGCAGAGTTTTACAAATGGAGCTTTACCAtagcaggtaacacacacacacacacacacatacacacacacacacacacacacacacacacacacacacacacacacacacacactctctctctcgctctctttatctctctctctctctgtatctctctctctcacacacactctctctctctctcacacacacacacacacacacacactctctctctctctctctctctctctctcacacatacactctctctcacacactctctctctctctctctctctctctcacacacacacacacactctctttctctctctcactctctctctctctctctctctctctctcacacacactcacacacactctctctctcgctctctttatctccctctctctctgtatctgtctctctctctctcaaactctctctctcacacacacacacacactctctctctctctctaattggATTTATGATAAAAATGTATATGCATACCTGATAACAGCagttgagtggtgtgtgtgtgtgtgtgtgtgtgtgtgtgtgtgtgtgtgtgtgtgtgtgtgtgtgtgtgtgtgtgtgtgtgtgtgtgtgtgcgtgcgtgtgcgtgtgtgcgcgtgtgtgtgcgtgtgtgtgtgtgtgtgtgtccagacaaACGTGTGGAGCACTGGCCCATGATGCACTCCCCACTCCCAACTCTGGGCATCAGCTCCCTGTACCTCCTCTTCCTGTGGGCGGGGCCTCGTTACATGCGGGGGCGGGAGGCCGTGCAGCTGCGCAAAACCCTCATCCTCTACAACTTCAGCATGGTGCTCCTGAACTTCTACATCTGCAAAGAGGTGTGGCCCCCACTCATGGCTCcgccccttcctccaccctctcctccatcacttaactcctccctctctgcctccagTGCTCACTTCTCCATGCTGTGTTGAGGGTTAGAGCTGGTCCTGGTTTACACCTAATCTGAGAAGCAACAGCCTTTCCCCTTGATGAAAGTGTGTAGGACTATAGACGTGTAACCTTACTAAGCCTGTTTTAtgatacctctctctctctctctctctctctctctctctctctctctctctctctctctctctctctctctctctctctctctctctctctctctctctctctctctccagttgtTATTGGGCTCCAGGTCAGCCGGGTACAGTTGGCTCTGCCAGCCTGTGAACTACTCCAATGATGTCAACGAAGTCAGagtgagtaacacacacatgtacaacatgtacacatgtatacacacacacacacacacatacatacatacacacacatatacacacacacacacacacacacttacacacgtgcgcacacgcacacatacacacacacacgcgcacgcacacacacacatatacacatacacacatacatacacacacatacatatacacacacacatacatatacacacacacatacacacacatagacacacacatacacacgcacacatacacgcacatatacacacacatacatatacacacatatgcacacacacacatatacacacacacacacatacatacacacacacatacatatacacacacacgcacacgtgtgcacacgcacacatacacacacacacgcgcacacacacacatacatatacacatacacgcacatatacacacacacacatacatatacacacacgcacacacacacacacacacatatatacacacacatacatatacacacacgcacacacacacatacacacacacatatacacacacatatacacacacacatacacacacacatacatacacacacatatacacacacacatacatatacacacacacacatacatatacacacacacacacacacatacatgcacacacacacacaccacacatctctaATGTTACATGAATGTGGCGTGTTCTGTTGTAGATAGCGTCGGCACTGTGGTGGTACTACATCTCAAAGGGGGTGGAGTTCTTGGACACCGTCTTCTTCATCATGAGGAAGAAGTTTAACCAGGTTACCTTCCTACACATCTACCACCACTGCACCATGTTCACCCTCTGGTGGATCGGAGTTAAATGGGTGCCTGGTGGACAGtgtaaggacacacacacacatacacacacacacacacacacacacacacacacacacaaaacacaaaacacacatacacacacacacacacacatacacacacacacacacacacacacatatacacacacacacacacacacacacacaaaacacacatacacacacacacacacacatacacacacacacatacacatacacacacacacacacatacacacacacacacacacacacacacacacacacacacacacacacacacacacacacacattctgtacACCAACATAAAGCCTAATCTCACGTCCACACAACAAAGTAGTACGTGAATCAGTTCTCATGGTgtcattaacattattaatacCAACATGAATCAGTTCTCATGGTGTCATTAACATAATTTATGCTAATGAACGTCATTAAggcagagagagcaggaggacaTGGAGCACACGAGGTACAGATGGGCGGAGCTACCTCGGGGTAAACCCATCGTTAGtgttagagggggcctgggggggTGGGGCCAGGACAGGTCCTTAAATAAATCATGTCATGCTGCTGTTTCCCTATTGGCTGGGATTGATCATACCATCTGCTGTAGTCCTTCTGGTGCCCTGGTCACAGATGTAATAATTCACCTCCATCTCCTAAAACTCTGCAATGCAATAACTGCTGTTTTGCTGTTGCCTAAGCAACCACTGAGCAGCTGTACCCCTGAAGTGGCTGCATGCCCAATCAGGAAAGCCCTGGCCATTCTGGCTCCGCCCAGCAGCGTCCTCCTGCCCTACTGTGGTGTGTTGCCATGcctcctccaccatctccacgtTGGCCCTTTGGTCTGTGGTGGTGGGAGTGGATGTTGTTGTTGACTGTAACCTTTGACCTCTCATAGCGTTCTTGGGCGCGACCATAAACTCCGGCGTCCACGTCCTGATGTACTCCTACTACGGGCTGGCCGCCCTCGGCCCTCACGTGCAGAAGCTGCTGTGGTGGAAGAGATACCTGACCATCGTTCAGATGGTGAACCTGCAGACCACCATCCACACATGGAGCAGGAGCTTCAGACCACTGGCTGGAATGAGTAGTGTGAAAAGagtactgagtgtgtgtgtgtgtgtctgtgtgtgtgtctgtgtgtgtgtgtgtgtgcgtgtgtgtgcgtgtgtgtgtgtgtgtgtgtgtgtgtgcgtgcgtgtgtgtgtgtgtgcgtgtgcgtgcgtgtgtgtgcgtgcgtgtgcgtgcgtgtgtgtgcgtgcgtgtgtgtgcgtgcgtgtgcgtgcacgtgtgtgtgtgtgtggtgtgtacgtgtgtgtgtgtgtgtgtgtgtgtgtgtgtgtgtgtgtgtgagtgtgtgtgtgtgtggtgtgtgtgtgtgtgtgtgtgtgtgtgtgcaggtccaGTTTCACGTCACCATCGGCCACGCCGCTCACTCTCTCTACGTGGGTTGTCCTTTCCCTTCCTGGATGCAGTGGGCTCTGATTGGTTACACCGTCACCTTCATCATCCTCTTCGTCAACTTCTACTACCGGACGTACCGTCACCAGCCACAGCAACGACCCGCAAAGAGCCAGGTCAATGGGGTTGCCACGGTGACCAATGGAGTGGAGAAGGCCTTGGAACTCATGAATGAAAGTGGTGGAAACACcattaaagaaagaaaaaagagggattagagaggaagagaggaggagagaagaggggagaggggaggagaggagaggagagaggaggggaagctTTTGGAGAGGACATGTCATGGACACTacagagttttgaaaatgtgaggTGGATGGAAGCCTGTTGCCATTCTGGttgtggttctggttctggttctggttctggttctgggaCAGTGCAGTGGGAGGTTGTGATACTGGTCCATCAGCAACTTCTACAGCAGCAGAACCACCGGGAAGTGTCCATCAGGAGCCCTTCTGCATCCTGCCATCACAGTGCACCTCCATCATCTCCAGCATCTCCATCTCCTGCACCTCCATCATCTCCAGCATCTCCATCTCCTGCACCTCCATCAtctccagcacctccatctcctgcacctccatcatctccagcatctccatctcctgcacctccatcatctccagcacctccatctcctGCACCTCCATCATCTCCAGCATCTCCATCTCCTGCACCTCCATCATCTCCAGCATCTCCATCTCCTGCACCTCCATCATCTCTAGCATCTCCACTTCACAGGGGTGGTGTTGCCTTGGAGAACAAGACTAGAAAAGCTGCTGTCTGCTTCCATCAGCATGTACCATTCTGCAGGCATGTTTGTATAGATACTTCACGTGCAGCAGCACGCGTACCTCACGTGAGATCACGTGTATTATCCAACCCAGTGCCAGGGCTGTACGTGCGCTTCACCTGGGTGGTCGGTACGTGACGTGGCGATCACTGGCTTATGACTCCAACACTGTGTTTGAAATGAAACAGGCCATGTTAATCAAATTCAGATGCTGGAGTTCAGGGATCAAACGGTGTCCTTGTCCAAATACCTACAGACTTTACTGGAAATGGTCATCTGTTTGGCCCTGTATTGGAGATGGGTGTGTTGTTGTCATAGAGACAGCCATACAAACATGTCAACAAACAAATTCAACTCTGTGAAGTACTCATTCATGCCTCACACAGACATCCCACTGAATGTGTACAACAGTGTTCTCACATACACGTGCTGTTTAAACGTTGGATATATCTGTATTTATTTGTGTAAGATCTGCCTTATTAACACAAATCAGTTAACTTCACATTTTGGGGGAGTTTGATGGAACAAAATAACTGACAGGTGAGAGGGGACCGGGTCACGGCACCACCTCAGACCACCAAGCCtcttttacagttgtgctctacGTTGCCATGGGAGTGTCATCGTCAAGGTTAACCTAGTCAACCTCTTTTATATAGGACGTCCCCAGTAGGGGAGAACGCTCCTATCATAAACAGAACGTACATCCATGTTAACGGTGCACATAAACTATAAAGTCTGTTCATCACAACCTCCACAGACTGGTTTTGCAGCCTGTAATTTCCTGTGACATGTCTTGTTTATGtaggaaatgta
Proteins encoded in this window:
- the elovl4b gene encoding elongation of very long chain fatty acids protein 4b — its product is METVIHLINNLAEFYKWSFTIADKRVEHWPMMHSPLPTLGISSLYLLFLWAGPRYMRGREAVQLRKTLILYNFSMVLLNFYICKELLLGSRSAGYSWLCQPVNYSNDVNEVRIASALWWYYISKGVEFLDTVFFIMRKKFNQVTFLHIYHHCTMFTLWWIGVKWVPGGQSFLGATINSGVHVLMYSYYGLAALGPHVQKLLWWKRYLTIVQMVQFHVTIGHAAHSLYVGCPFPSWMQWALIGYTVTFIILFVNFYYRTYRHQPQQRPAKSQVNGVATVTNGVEKALELMNESGGNTIKERKKRD